In Helicobacter ibis, one genomic interval encodes:
- the pseB gene encoding UDP-N-acetylglucosamine 4,6-dehydratase (inverting) → MFNGKSILITGGTGSFGKQYTKTLLERYKPKKIVIFSRDELKQYEMAQTYNDSCMRYFLGDVRDENRLKEATIGIDYIIHAAALKQVPAAEYNPTECIKTNIYGAQNVISAALANNVQKVIALSTDKAANPINLYGATKLASDKLFVAANNIAGLRQTRFSVVRYGNVIGSRGSVVPLFLKLINDGAKKIPITDVEMTRFMITLQQGVDFVLKNFERMFGGETFIPKIPSMKITEVANALAPNLPHKIIGIRPGEKIHEIMCPSDDSHITYEFSDHFVIAPTIQFSFITDFSKNALGECGNLVKRGFEYNSGTNTQWLSKEEFLELIK, encoded by the coding sequence ATGTTTAATGGCAAGAGCATTTTAATTACCGGTGGAACTGGGAGCTTTGGTAAGCAATACACAAAAACACTACTTGAGAGATACAAACCCAAAAAAATAGTCATCTTCTCTAGAGATGAGTTAAAGCAATATGAAATGGCACAAACTTATAATGATTCTTGTATGAGATATTTTCTAGGTGATGTAAGAGATGAAAATAGACTAAAAGAAGCAACAATAGGAATCGACTACATAATCCATGCAGCAGCATTAAAGCAAGTCCCAGCAGCAGAATACAATCCAACAGAATGTATAAAAACAAATATCTATGGCGCACAAAATGTAATTAGTGCTGCACTAGCAAACAATGTCCAAAAAGTAATAGCACTATCCACAGATAAAGCCGCAAATCCAATAAACTTATATGGCGCAACAAAACTAGCAAGTGATAAATTATTTGTAGCAGCAAACAACATAGCAGGGCTTAGACAAACTAGATTTTCGGTTGTTAGATATGGCAATGTTATAGGCTCTCGAGGTTCTGTTGTACCATTATTTTTAAAGTTAATTAACGATGGTGCAAAAAAGATTCCAATAACTGATGTTGAGATGACTAGATTTATGATTACATTGCAACAAGGCGTGGATTTTGTACTAAAAAACTTTGAAAGAATGTTTGGAGGTGAGACATTTATACCAAAGATTCCATCAATGAAAATAACAGAAGTAGCAAATGCTCTAGCACCAAACTTGCCACACAAGATAATAGGGATAAGACCGGGAGAGAAGATTCACGAAATAATGTGTCCTAGTGATGATTCTCACATTACTTATGAGTTTAGCGATCATTTTGTAATAGCACCAACAATACAATTTAGCTTTATAACTGACTTTAGCAAAAATGCACTCGGAGAGTGCGGGAATCTCGTAAAAAGAGGCTTTGAATATAACTCTGGCACAAATACACAATGGCTAAGCAAAGAGGAGTTTTTAGAGCTAATTAAATAA
- the pseF gene encoding pseudaminic acid cytidylyltransferase, producing the protein MCSKKINSICIIPARGGSKRIPKKNIKDFLGKPIIAYSIDNAIKSGIFDAVYVSSDDDEILEVGLKFGATPLKRDSKLSDDYTGTREVIEDAINKLSFSGIACCLYATAPLLKSEKLKEAFNVVDDNYVLSVVEYSYSPLRSFMIQNGKNEMLFKDRFNMRSQDLNSIYHDAGQFYFAKSSTWITKHNIFEDSKSIILDELEVQDIDTLNDWKLAEMKYSLLYR; encoded by the coding sequence ATGTGTAGCAAAAAAATAAATAGCATCTGCATAATACCTGCTAGAGGTGGAAGCAAAAGAATCCCTAAAAAAAATATCAAAGATTTTTTAGGTAAGCCAATAATTGCATATAGTATAGATAATGCAATCAAAAGTGGAATCTTTGATGCAGTATATGTATCAAGTGATGATGATGAGATTTTAGAAGTTGGATTAAAATTTGGTGCAACCCCGTTAAAGAGAGATTCTAAGTTAAGCGATGATTATACTGGCACAAGAGAAGTAATAGAAGATGCGATAAACAAGCTAAGCTTCAGTGGTATTGCATGCTGTTTATATGCAACAGCACCACTTCTAAAAAGCGAAAAACTAAAAGAAGCATTTAATGTCGTTGATGATAATTATGTGCTTAGCGTTGTAGAATATAGCTATTCTCCATTGAGATCATTTATGATACAAAATGGCAAAAATGAAATGTTGTTTAAAGATAGGTTCAATATGCGTTCTCAAGACCTAAATAGCATATATCATGATGCAGGACAATTTTATTTTGCTAAAAGTAGCACATGGATTACTAAGCATAATATATTTGAAGATTCTAAAAGCATAATATTAGACGAGCTAGAAGTACAAGACATAGACACTCTAAATGACTGGAAATTAGCAGAAATGAAATATTCACTGCTATACAGATAA
- the pseC gene encoding UDP-4-amino-4,6-dideoxy-N-acetyl-beta-L-altrosamine transaminase produces MDFIPYGKQEILQEDIDSVVSVLKSPFITQGPKVLEFEEKVAKYVHAKYAISTNSATSALHIACLALGLKKGDFLWTSPISFVASSNCGVYCDAKVDFIDINSKTYNIDIDYLESKLKKTKKHKLPKVIVAVHFAGQSCDMEALYKLSLRYGFKIIEDASHALGGRYRGDKIGGCRYSDISIFSFHPVKPITTGEGGIATTNNQALAKKMQILRSHGITKNIEEFDNPKKDSPWYYEQQILGFNYRLNDISASLGISQLERLDSYTYKRNKIAEKYNKKLEHLEVITPFVTSYNYSAYHLYPILLTKNSEISRKKLVKKFLDSKIGVQIHYIPIHLQPFYARFGFKKGDFKEAEKYYKHTISLPIFPSLSDDEQDRVIKILEQCVAKK; encoded by the coding sequence ATGGACTTTATACCTTATGGGAAACAAGAAATATTACAAGAAGACATCGATAGTGTTGTTAGTGTTTTAAAATCACCATTTATAACTCAAGGTCCAAAAGTATTAGAGTTTGAAGAAAAAGTAGCAAAATATGTGCATGCAAAATATGCCATAAGCACAAATAGTGCAACTTCTGCATTGCATATTGCATGTCTTGCTTTGGGACTTAAAAAGGGTGATTTTCTATGGACTAGCCCTATTAGCTTTGTTGCTTCTAGCAATTGCGGGGTTTATTGTGATGCTAAGGTTGATTTTATAGATATAAATTCAAAGACATACAACATAGATATAGACTATTTAGAATCTAAACTTAAAAAAACAAAAAAACATAAACTCCCAAAAGTAATTGTAGCTGTGCATTTTGCTGGACAAAGTTGCGACATGGAGGCTTTATATAAACTATCATTAAGATATGGATTTAAAATCATTGAAGATGCCTCACATGCATTAGGTGGGAGATATAGGGGAGATAAAATTGGTGGTTGCAGATATAGCGATATATCTATCTTTAGCTTCCACCCAGTAAAACCAATCACAACAGGGGAAGGCGGGATAGCAACGACAAACAATCAAGCACTAGCTAAAAAAATGCAAATACTAAGAAGCCATGGCATCACAAAAAACATAGAAGAGTTTGATAATCCTAAAAAAGATTCTCCTTGGTATTACGAACAACAAATCTTGGGATTCAACTATCGCTTAAATGATATATCAGCATCTTTAGGAATCTCTCAATTAGAAAGACTAGATTCATACACATACAAGCGAAACAAAATTGCAGAAAAATACAACAAAAAGCTAGAACACTTGGAAGTAATCACTCCATTTGTTACATCTTACAACTATAGTGCATACCACTTATACCCTATTTTGCTTACAAAAAATAGCGAAATATCACGAAAAAAATTAGTAAAAAAATTCCTAGATTCAAAAATAGGAGTGCAAATACACTATATCCCCATACATTTACAACCATTCTATGCAAGATTTGGCTTTAAGAAGGGTGATTTTAAAGAAGCAGAAAAATATTATAAACACACTATATCTTTACCTATATTCCCAAGCCTTAGCGATGATGAGCAAGATAGGGTGATTAAAATATTAGAACAATGTGTAGCAAAAAAATAA